Proteins encoded in a region of the Enterococcus gilvus ATCC BAA-350 genome:
- a CDS encoding helix-turn-helix domain-containing protein has protein sequence MAKYDYEFKRIVVEAYQNGEGGYRTLARRFGIPAMSLVEKWVKTAERLGFSALNRRKAKQTYSSQFKQDVIHYYLTSGDSYLDVALNYGLPSGDLFQHWHQAFLREGMEGLSPKPKGRPSMTKKKKKTPKKPLTREQELERENELLRAELAFIKKLRALGMTIPDRLKNETHESSTNSEKSSD, from the coding sequence ATGGCCAAATATGATTATGAGTTCAAAAGAATCGTTGTAGAAGCGTATCAAAATGGTGAAGGTGGCTATCGAACGTTGGCTCGGCGCTTTGGTATTCCAGCTATGTCGTTAGTTGAAAAATGGGTGAAAACCGCTGAAAGACTTGGCTTTAGCGCTCTAAATCGAAGAAAAGCCAAACAAACTTATTCTTCTCAATTCAAGCAAGATGTCATACACTATTATTTGACTAGTGGTGACTCTTACCTTGATGTTGCGTTGAACTATGGATTGCCATCTGGAGATTTATTCCAGCACTGGCATCAAGCATTTCTCCGCGAAGGCATGGAAGGTCTTTCACCCAAACCGAAAGGAAGACCTTCCATGACGAAGAAAAAGAAGAAAACACCAAAGAAACCGTTGACGCGCGAGCAGGAGCTGGAACGAGAAAATGAACTACTTCGTGCAGAACTAGCATTCATAAAAAAGCTCCGAGCTTTAGGGATGACTATCCCGGATCGACTCAAGAACGAGACGCACGAATCATCCACGAACTCCGAAAAGAGTTCCGATTAG
- a CDS encoding IS3 family transposase, producing the protein MHKKAPSFRDDYPGSTQERDARIIHELRKEFRLGILLEATKFPKATYMYWQQRFNRENPDAALEKIITELFEENNGNYGYRRIQIALNERGLKVNQKKIRRLMRKLGLKGAKFTRKSRKYCSYKGTVGQVAKNRIHRRFYTSVPHQKITTDTSEFKYFERDNTGGVVIKKLYLNPFLDMFNGEILSYRISEAPTLKAILDGQKEAIDYTADCPYRRTFHSDQGWAYQLKQYRKPLSNKSIFQSMSRKGNCLDNSLIENFFGLLKQEMYHGVEYTSFEHLKQAIEDWIDYYNHRRIKTRLGCSPVQYRERMTA; encoded by the coding sequence ATTCATAAAAAAGCTCCGAGCTTTAGGGATGACTATCCCGGATCGACTCAAGAACGAGACGCACGAATCATCCACGAACTCCGAAAAGAGTTCCGATTAGGAATTCTACTTGAAGCGACGAAATTTCCTAAAGCAACGTATATGTATTGGCAACAGCGCTTCAATCGTGAAAATCCAGACGCCGCATTAGAAAAAATTATTACAGAACTTTTCGAAGAAAATAATGGGAATTATGGCTATCGTCGCATTCAAATTGCCTTGAATGAACGCGGACTAAAAGTGAACCAAAAGAAAATCCGTCGATTGATGCGTAAGCTTGGACTGAAAGGCGCGAAGTTCACACGAAAATCTCGTAAGTACTGTTCTTACAAAGGAACTGTTGGACAAGTGGCGAAAAATCGGATTCACCGCCGTTTTTATACATCGGTTCCTCATCAAAAAATCACTACAGATACCTCTGAATTCAAGTATTTCGAACGGGACAATACGGGGGGAGTAGTAATCAAAAAACTGTACCTTAACCCGTTCCTTGATATGTTTAATGGAGAAATTTTGTCCTACCGAATTTCAGAGGCACCAACGTTAAAGGCCATTCTTGATGGTCAAAAAGAAGCTATTGACTACACTGCAGATTGTCCCTATCGTCGGACATTCCACTCTGACCAAGGTTGGGCTTACCAGTTGAAGCAATATAGAAAACCATTATCGAATAAGAGTATCTTTCAAAGCATGTCCCGAAAGGGCAACTGTTTGGACAACTCACTGATAGAAAACTTCTTCGGTTTATTAAAGCAAGAAATGTATCATGGTGTCGAATATACAAGTTTTGAGCACTTAAAACAGGCAATTGAGGACTGGATAGATTACTACAATCATCGTCGAATTAAAACCCGGCTTGGTTGTAGTCCAGTTCAGTACCGAGAGCGAATGACAGCATAA
- a CDS encoding peptidylprolyl isomerase encodes MQFKKMMIGASLVLSIGLFAACGNNTNSTEGTKESKTKTTESSVDLNKVALPQLDNKVSEDEYLVELVTTEGNIKIKLFPKQAPKAVENFVKHAKDGYYKDTPFHRVIEDFMIQGGDPKGDGTGGESIWKDGFKTEVSNQLYNIRGALSMARGESRSSNGSQFFIVTNKEDQSDGLAIQYYPEKIIEQYKKGGAPKLDGEYTVFGQVIEGMDTVDKIASGEVKDGGSGEKSTPVEPAKVTEVKVLQEPKK; translated from the coding sequence ATGCAATTCAAAAAGATGATGATCGGTGCAAGCTTAGTTTTATCGATCGGTTTGTTCGCAGCTTGCGGCAACAACACAAATTCAACAGAAGGAACAAAAGAAAGTAAAACTAAGACGACAGAATCCAGTGTTGATTTGAATAAAGTCGCATTGCCTCAGCTTGATAACAAAGTGTCAGAGGATGAGTATTTAGTTGAATTAGTGACTACGGAGGGAAACATCAAAATCAAACTTTTCCCTAAACAAGCCCCTAAGGCTGTAGAAAATTTTGTGAAGCACGCGAAAGATGGCTATTATAAAGACACACCTTTCCATCGTGTAATCGAAGACTTTATGATCCAAGGCGGCGATCCTAAGGGCGATGGTACCGGTGGCGAAAGCATTTGGAAAGATGGATTCAAAACTGAGGTTTCTAATCAGCTTTACAACATCCGAGGCGCCCTTTCAATGGCACGAGGAGAATCACGCAGCAGTAATGGCAGTCAATTCTTTATCGTAACTAATAAAGAGGATCAAAGTGATGGGCTTGCGATCCAATATTATCCAGAAAAAATTATTGAGCAATACAAAAAAGGCGGCGCTCCTAAACTTGACGGCGAATATACTGTATTTGGTCAAGTAATAGAGGGTATGGACACCGTTGATAAAATAGCGAGTGGTGAAGTAAAAGATGGCGGTTCTGGCGAAAAATCGACGCCTGTAGAGCCAGCTAAAGTCACTGAAGTAAAAGTCTTACAAGAACCTAAAAAGTAA
- the gap gene encoding type I glyceraldehyde-3-phosphate dehydrogenase: MTVKVGINGFGRIGRLAFRRIKEVSDDIEVVAINDLTSPTMLAQLLQFDSTHGTYPGTVTATEDSIVVDGEKTRVYAEPDASKIPWAKENGVDIVLECTGFYTSEEKAQAHIDAGVKRVVISAPAGQMKTIVYNVNDDTLDSNDKIISAGSCTTNCLAPMAYFLNEEFGIEVGTMTTVHAYTSTQMLLDGPVKGGNLRAARSAADNTIPHSTGAAKAIGLVIPELNGKLQGHAQRVPVVDGSLTELVSILNTKVTADQVNEAIKKHTVDNPSFGYDDREIVSGDVIGTTQGSIFDPTQTEVTSAGDYQLVKTVAWYDNEYGFTCQMIRLLEKFANL, encoded by the coding sequence ATGACAGTAAAAGTAGGTATTAACGGATTTGGACGTATTGGTCGTTTAGCATTCCGTCGGATTAAAGAAGTATCTGACGATATTGAAGTAGTAGCGATCAACGATTTAACAAGTCCTACAATGTTGGCACAATTATTACAATTTGATTCAACACATGGCACATACCCTGGCACAGTTACTGCGACAGAAGATTCAATCGTTGTTGATGGCGAAAAAACACGTGTATATGCTGAACCGGATGCAAGTAAGATCCCTTGGGCTAAAGAAAACGGTGTAGACATCGTTCTTGAATGTACCGGCTTCTACACTTCAGAAGAAAAAGCACAAGCTCATATTGACGCTGGTGTGAAGCGCGTCGTTATCTCAGCGCCTGCTGGACAAATGAAAACTATTGTTTACAACGTAAATGATGATACTTTAGATTCAAACGATAAAATTATCTCAGCTGGGTCTTGTACAACCAACTGCCTAGCACCTATGGCATACTTCTTAAATGAAGAATTTGGTATTGAAGTTGGTACTATGACTACGGTCCATGCATATACTTCAACTCAAATGTTGCTTGATGGACCCGTTAAAGGTGGCAACTTACGTGCTGCGCGCTCTGCTGCTGACAACACAATCCCACATTCAACTGGTGCCGCTAAAGCAATTGGCTTGGTCATTCCAGAATTGAACGGTAAATTACAAGGACATGCTCAACGTGTTCCCGTAGTTGATGGTTCATTGACTGAATTGGTTTCAATTCTTAATACGAAAGTAACTGCCGATCAAGTAAACGAAGCAATTAAAAAACATACCGTTGACAACCCATCATTCGGTTATGATGATCGTGAAATTGTTTCTGGTGATGTTATCGGAACTACTCAAGGTTCAATCTTTGACCCTACTCAAACAGAAGTTACCTCAGCTGGTGACTATCAATTAGTTAAAACAGTTGCTTGGTATGACAACGAATATGGCTTCACTTGCCAAATGATTCGTTTGTTAGAAAAATTTGCTAACTTATAA
- the obgE gene encoding GTPase ObgE, translating into MSMFLDQVTIDVKAGKGGDGMVAFRREKYVPDGGPAGGDGGHGGDVILVVDEGLRTLMDFRYNRHFRATPGENGMSKGMHGRGAEDTYVSVPPGTTVRDGDTGALLGDLIENGQELVVAHGGRGGRGNTRFASPRNPAPELAENGEPGQERNIELELKVLADVGLVGFPSVGKSTILSVISSARPKIGAYHFTTLVPNLGMVTTSDGRSFAAADLPGLIEGASQGIGLGTQFLRHIERTRVILHVIDMSGMEGRDPYDDYQAINKELASHNLRLLERPQIIVANKMDMPNAEENLKKFKAALKKDKKNEFADDIPVFAISAITKQGLDNLLNAAADLLEVTPEFLLYDEEVEEETVNYGFQSDEPEFTITREPDATWVLTGDKLEKLFKMTNFDHDETVMRFARQLRSMGVDEALRARGAKDGDLVRIDKFEFEFVD; encoded by the coding sequence ATGTCCATGTTTTTAGATCAAGTAACGATCGATGTCAAAGCTGGTAAAGGCGGCGACGGGATGGTGGCTTTCCGTCGCGAAAAGTATGTACCAGACGGCGGACCGGCCGGCGGTGACGGCGGTCATGGCGGTGATGTCATTTTAGTAGTAGATGAGGGCTTGCGTACATTAATGGACTTTCGCTACAATCGTCATTTCAGAGCAACGCCAGGAGAAAACGGAATGAGTAAGGGAATGCACGGACGCGGAGCAGAAGATACATATGTTAGTGTCCCCCCGGGCACAACAGTTCGCGATGGAGATACAGGAGCTCTATTGGGCGATTTAATTGAAAACGGTCAGGAATTGGTCGTTGCTCATGGCGGTCGAGGCGGTCGAGGAAATACGCGGTTTGCTTCCCCAAGAAATCCAGCACCTGAACTAGCTGAAAATGGTGAACCAGGTCAAGAAAGAAATATTGAGCTAGAATTAAAAGTATTAGCTGATGTAGGCTTGGTAGGCTTCCCTTCTGTCGGGAAATCAACCATTCTCTCTGTAATTTCTTCTGCTCGGCCTAAAATCGGAGCCTATCATTTTACGACACTCGTGCCAAACTTAGGGATGGTAACGACGAGTGACGGTCGCAGTTTTGCTGCCGCTGACCTGCCTGGGTTAATTGAAGGTGCTTCGCAGGGTATTGGACTTGGTACGCAATTCTTACGTCATATTGAACGTACACGTGTCATTCTTCATGTTATTGACATGAGTGGGATGGAAGGTAGAGACCCTTACGACGATTATCAAGCTATCAACAAGGAGCTTGCTTCTCATAATTTACGTTTGCTGGAGCGCCCTCAAATCATCGTTGCAAATAAAATGGATATGCCAAATGCAGAAGAAAATTTAAAAAAATTCAAGGCTGCTTTGAAGAAGGACAAGAAAAACGAGTTTGCCGATGATATCCCTGTATTTGCAATTTCTGCAATTACAAAACAAGGATTAGATAATTTATTGAATGCTGCGGCAGACTTATTAGAAGTAACACCAGAGTTCCTTCTGTACGATGAAGAAGTGGAAGAAGAAACCGTTAATTATGGTTTCCAATCTGATGAGCCTGAATTTACGATTACACGTGAACCAGATGCGACTTGGGTACTTACTGGAGACAAATTAGAAAAACTGTTTAAGATGACGAATTTTGATCATGACGAAACTGTTATGCGCTTCGCTCGTCAATTGAGATCTATGGGTGTTGACGAAGCATTGCGTGCGAGAGGTGCGAAAGACGGCGATCTTGTTCGTATTGATAAGTTTGAATTCGAGTTCGTTGATTAG
- a CDS encoding winged helix-turn-helix domain-containing protein — MQVLILTHNILVERPLVEKLQRLNIEVLSSAKLLNMLQAKQVPLDVMSFFDVLVISETVSDQELSVILEEVGEKFVVIRETDRIPQKDEKADWESRGVDEWLLEDETLSGLREKLAENTVEESVYSIGFGMKAKKEESEYEKRPIPLWNLTRSEREMLSTLISTKDAPISRSDLAVKIWGDSDSASHMTRLSTIIKHLRNKLKIDGVEYDVIRTNWGEGYQLSKIFFDHYIVDDRIMDEIKTGN; from the coding sequence ATGCAAGTATTAATTTTAACACACAATATTTTAGTTGAGAGACCTTTAGTAGAGAAGTTGCAACGCTTGAATATCGAAGTTTTAAGTTCGGCAAAATTACTAAACATGTTGCAAGCGAAGCAGGTTCCATTAGATGTTATGAGCTTCTTTGATGTTTTAGTCATCAGTGAAACTGTCTCTGATCAGGAGCTTTCAGTAATTCTTGAGGAAGTCGGCGAAAAATTTGTTGTCATCAGAGAGACAGATCGAATACCTCAGAAAGATGAAAAAGCTGATTGGGAGTCAAGAGGCGTTGATGAATGGCTGCTTGAAGATGAGACGCTTAGCGGGTTAAGAGAGAAACTCGCCGAGAATACAGTAGAAGAGTCTGTCTATTCAATCGGTTTTGGCATGAAAGCGAAGAAAGAAGAAAGCGAGTATGAAAAACGTCCAATTCCATTGTGGAATCTGACACGTTCAGAACGTGAAATGTTGAGTACGTTAATTTCTACGAAAGATGCGCCAATCAGTCGAAGCGACCTAGCTGTTAAGATTTGGGGCGATAGCGACTCTGCTAGTCACATGACTCGTTTATCTACGATTATTAAGCACTTGCGAAATAAATTGAAAATTGACGGTGTAGAATACGACGTCATTCGCACAAATTGGGGAGAAGGATATCAATTATCAAAAATATTCTTTGATCACTATATTGTGGATGATCGTATCATGGATGAGATTAAAACTGGGAATTGA
- a CDS encoding DUF456 domain-containing protein has translation MEKRVIIMNFDVESKAYEAFSKAKRLHMNKSFKGEQMAVVHHSNDGEHKFEIEDFLDFTGSNKSSTGGLIGMMVGILGGPIGILLGWFTGGMIGATQDAKEVREATGVFEFLIDKIGEGDTALLLIAEEEDNRPLNQLIMMDLGGEITRLEYDDVEADVKNAQEMAKDSKEKTTNDEISKDKSSED, from the coding sequence ATGGAAAAAAGAGTGATAATCATGAACTTCGACGTAGAATCTAAAGCATATGAGGCATTTTCAAAAGCCAAACGCCTACATATGAACAAATCATTTAAAGGTGAACAAATGGCTGTGGTCCATCATTCAAACGATGGAGAACATAAATTTGAGATTGAAGATTTTTTAGACTTTACCGGAAGCAATAAAAGCTCTACAGGTGGCTTGATTGGGATGATGGTAGGAATATTGGGTGGACCAATTGGTATCTTATTAGGTTGGTTTACAGGTGGTATGATTGGTGCGACACAGGATGCAAAAGAAGTTCGAGAAGCAACAGGCGTCTTTGAATTTCTGATAGACAAGATTGGCGAAGGAGATACCGCATTGCTTTTGATTGCTGAAGAAGAAGACAATCGACCTTTAAATCAATTAATCATGATGGACTTAGGCGGCGAGATTACTCGTCTTGAATATGATGATGTTGAAGCAGATGTGAAAAACGCCCAAGAGATGGCAAAGGATTCTAAAGAAAAAACCACGAATGATGAAATTTCAAAAGATAAATCAAGTGAGGATTAA
- the rnz gene encoding ribonuclease Z, producing MELEFLGTGAGVPAKHRNVSSLALKLLDERNSIWLFDCGEGTQMQILRTTIKPRKIEKIFISHLHGDHIFGLPGLLSSRSFQGGEEPVEIYGPVGLENYVRTSLQVTKTHLSYPLHFVEIKEGIIFQDKQFTVESMLLDHGIDSYGFRVKEADHEGVLQVDKLVALGVPAGPIYGKIKRGEKVTMPDGTTIDGRDFVGEEKKGRVVTIFGDTRFMTRSSEFAKNSDVIVHESTFNKNESKLARAYFHSTTQQAATIAKEAHAKKLLLTHISARYLAKEAKELEEEAREIFPNTQIAKDFDIVDVPFS from the coding sequence ATGGAATTAGAATTTTTAGGTACAGGCGCAGGTGTGCCGGCAAAACATCGAAATGTCAGTAGTTTAGCATTAAAATTATTGGATGAGCGTAATTCAATCTGGCTATTTGATTGTGGTGAAGGCACTCAAATGCAGATATTAAGAACAACTATTAAGCCAAGAAAAATTGAAAAAATATTTATTTCCCATCTACATGGAGATCACATATTTGGTTTGCCAGGCTTGCTAAGCAGTCGTTCTTTTCAAGGTGGAGAGGAACCTGTTGAAATATATGGTCCTGTTGGATTAGAAAACTATGTTCGGACTTCGCTTCAAGTGACAAAAACACATTTATCATATCCTTTACATTTTGTCGAAATCAAAGAAGGGATAATTTTCCAAGACAAGCAGTTTACAGTTGAAAGCATGCTGTTGGATCATGGCATTGACAGCTATGGGTTTCGAGTTAAGGAAGCCGATCATGAAGGTGTTTTACAAGTGGATAAATTGGTTGCGCTCGGTGTTCCTGCTGGACCTATTTATGGAAAAATAAAACGCGGTGAAAAAGTAACTATGCCAGATGGTACAACAATTGATGGAAGAGACTTTGTCGGTGAGGAAAAGAAGGGTCGAGTCGTAACGATTTTTGGCGATACCCGATTTATGACCCGATCTAGTGAATTTGCGAAAAACAGTGATGTTATCGTTCACGAGAGTACATTCAATAAGAACGAAAGCAAATTGGCGCGCGCTTATTTTCACTCTACCACACAGCAGGCAGCTACCATTGCAAAAGAAGCACACGCAAAAAAATTACTATTAACGCATATATCAGCTCGCTATTTAGCGAAAGAAGCGAAGGAATTAGAAGAAGAAGCAAGAGAAATTTTCCCAAACACCCAGATTGCGAAAGATTTTGATATCGTGGATGTTCCATTTTCATAA
- a CDS encoding SDR family NAD(P)-dependent oxidoreductase codes for MDLTDKVVVVTGSSAGLGEQICYEAAKRGAIVVTCARRINLIGQVKERCIELSGKEAFAFQLDIADPDSVEAVIGKISEEVGDVDVLVNNAGFGLFNDFVSFDLDVARKMFEVNVLGMMYFTQKIAISMVDNKKGHIFNVASMAGKMATPKSTVYSATKFAVLGFSNALRLELRPENVYVTTINQGPIATDFFDKADPSGSYLENLGNIVLDPQKLAKTIVNKMGKPTREINRPFVMAGGSRFYDLFPHIGDLLAGGLFNRK; via the coding sequence TTGGATTTAACAGATAAAGTAGTTGTTGTGACAGGCAGTTCTGCTGGCTTAGGAGAGCAAATTTGTTATGAAGCAGCAAAAAGAGGAGCAATTGTTGTTACCTGTGCTCGCAGAATCAATCTTATCGGGCAAGTAAAAGAGCGATGCATTGAATTGAGTGGAAAAGAAGCTTTTGCATTTCAATTGGACATTGCTGATCCTGATAGTGTAGAAGCAGTCATCGGAAAAATTTCTGAAGAAGTCGGAGATGTTGACGTGCTAGTTAATAATGCGGGCTTCGGACTATTTAATGATTTTGTTTCATTTGATTTGGATGTGGCAAGGAAAATGTTTGAAGTAAATGTATTGGGCATGATGTACTTCACTCAAAAAATAGCTATTTCTATGGTTGATAATAAAAAGGGGCATATCTTTAATGTTGCTTCCATGGCTGGTAAAATGGCCACACCAAAATCTACAGTATACTCTGCAACAAAATTTGCAGTTTTAGGTTTTTCGAATGCACTACGTTTGGAGTTGCGGCCTGAAAATGTGTATGTAACGACCATTAATCAAGGTCCGATCGCAACAGATTTTTTTGACAAAGCAGATCCAAGCGGCAGCTATTTAGAAAATTTGGGGAATATTGTTCTAGATCCTCAAAAATTAGCAAAAACTATCGTAAATAAAATGGGTAAGCCGACGCGTGAAATAAACCGACCATTCGTAATGGCTGGGGGTAGTCGTTTCTATGATTTATTCCCGCATATAGGGGATTTATTAGCAGGTGGCCTATTCAATAGGAAGTAG
- a CDS encoding LapA family protein encodes MRKQWKILLGFILVLLIVIFALSNSQEVPVNFLVNKIYLSLVLVIIGSALIGALVVLLTSGATLFQQRKEIKQLKETIHSYETDNEKKLEEDKASFKREQENEIAVMKANYETLLKEKDQALAEKENTLTEKRDASPIDYYD; translated from the coding sequence ATGAGGAAACAGTGGAAAATTTTATTGGGCTTTATACTTGTACTACTGATCGTGATTTTTGCACTTTCCAATAGCCAAGAAGTGCCAGTGAATTTCTTAGTGAATAAAATCTACTTGTCTCTTGTGTTAGTTATTATTGGCTCTGCTCTAATAGGTGCATTAGTTGTCTTATTGACATCTGGTGCCACGTTATTCCAACAACGCAAGGAAATAAAACAGTTGAAAGAAACGATCCATTCTTATGAGACAGACAATGAGAAAAAGTTAGAAGAAGATAAGGCGTCTTTTAAACGGGAGCAAGAAAATGAAATTGCTGTAATGAAAGCAAATTATGAGACCCTTTTAAAAGAAAAGGACCAAGCCTTAGCAGAAAAAGAGAACACACTCACTGAAAAACGAGATGCTTCGCCCATTGATTATTATGATTAA
- the recJ gene encoding single-stranded-DNA-specific exonuclease RecJ — MKKSSFNWQFRDTTPIDSVFQTEMLNQGYSETFAELLWNRNIRTAEEFSQLMKVNIDDLHDPFLMHDMERAVERIQAAVMEEQAILVYGDYDADGITSTSIMVEALEMIGADVHYVLPNRFIHGYGPNKSLFEEKINEGIQLIITVDNGVAGNEAIDYANSKGVDVIVTDHHELPPVLPDAYCIIHPRYPEGQYPFGELAGAGVAFKLATALLEEVPLEMLDLVTIGTVADLVSMTGENRLFVKLGLQAIKQTQRLGLLELLKVSSVDLQKVDEMSIGFSLGPRLNAIGRLGDPNPAVELMTTFDEEIAHTLAEKLDKINDERKVIVQKTTAEATALINPEDKVHLIAAKGWNPGVLGIVAGNILKQTGQPTIILSIDENGVAKGSGRSIEALDLFGMLTTMRSEFTHFGGHAAAVGLTMPADRIPSLQKLMNDYILAEQIDLSKGSELKIDASLPIAKISLGLVEELKKLAPFGTDNPAPHFLVNGNVSFFKRIGSEQQHVKFSLKNEDNQLDAIGFGFGEEAEEIQQPDTQFVGDLEINEWNGQKKVQLRLIDFASEGTQVIDRRAKYTWNQKIDSGKALYLAFQKENQKFFSKELQHSIVLYDATIDWTDYDQLIVLDCPDHKELLQEITIAGHFERIYLYLYSSDEAYLNGLPSREQFAKLYQFFRKQPKVDIRFKLKNVSNYLRIPEKLLVFMIHVFSELKFVTIDDGVLQMVESPETRAFEESKIYQKRMARIDSEEFLLMNDIQTIRNWLKG, encoded by the coding sequence GTGAAAAAATCAAGCTTTAATTGGCAGTTCAGAGATACGACACCTATTGATTCAGTTTTTCAAACTGAGATGTTGAATCAAGGATATAGTGAAACATTCGCTGAACTTTTATGGAATCGAAATATACGTACAGCAGAAGAATTCTCACAATTGATGAAAGTAAATATCGATGATTTGCATGACCCTTTTTTAATGCACGACATGGAGAGAGCTGTCGAGCGTATTCAAGCAGCCGTAATGGAAGAGCAAGCAATTTTAGTTTATGGTGATTATGATGCAGACGGGATTACAAGTACGTCTATTATGGTAGAAGCGCTTGAAATGATTGGTGCAGACGTACATTATGTATTGCCAAATCGTTTTATTCACGGATATGGACCAAATAAATCTCTTTTTGAAGAAAAAATCAATGAGGGGATTCAATTAATCATTACCGTTGACAATGGCGTAGCTGGGAACGAAGCAATCGATTATGCCAATTCTAAAGGTGTTGACGTTATCGTTACCGATCATCACGAGTTGCCGCCTGTCCTTCCAGATGCGTATTGTATCATTCATCCCCGTTATCCAGAAGGACAATATCCATTTGGAGAACTTGCGGGAGCCGGGGTCGCTTTCAAGTTGGCGACTGCATTGTTGGAAGAAGTTCCTCTAGAAATGCTTGATTTAGTTACCATTGGTACTGTAGCAGATCTAGTCTCAATGACTGGTGAAAATCGGTTATTCGTTAAATTAGGCCTGCAAGCCATCAAACAGACACAGCGTTTAGGGTTGCTAGAGTTATTAAAAGTTAGCAGCGTTGATCTACAGAAGGTTGATGAGATGAGTATTGGTTTCAGCTTAGGGCCAAGGTTGAACGCCATTGGCCGGTTGGGTGACCCCAATCCTGCTGTAGAACTAATGACTACTTTTGACGAGGAAATTGCTCACACTCTAGCTGAAAAATTAGATAAAATCAATGATGAGAGAAAAGTAATCGTGCAAAAAACGACGGCTGAAGCAACAGCATTAATCAATCCGGAGGATAAAGTCCATTTAATTGCTGCGAAAGGTTGGAATCCAGGCGTTTTAGGAATTGTCGCAGGCAACATTTTAAAGCAAACCGGGCAGCCAACGATTATTTTATCCATTGATGAAAATGGTGTAGCTAAAGGATCAGGAAGAAGCATCGAAGCGTTGGATCTGTTTGGGATGTTAACTACAATGCGTTCTGAGTTTACTCATTTTGGAGGACACGCAGCAGCGGTGGGTTTAACTATGCCAGCTGATAGAATTCCCTCACTGCAAAAATTGATGAACGATTATATCTTGGCTGAGCAGATAGATTTGAGTAAAGGATCTGAGTTGAAAATAGATGCTTCTCTTCCTATAGCAAAAATTTCTTTAGGTCTTGTAGAAGAACTAAAAAAATTGGCTCCTTTTGGCACGGATAATCCTGCCCCTCATTTTTTAGTGAATGGAAATGTGAGCTTTTTCAAACGCATAGGTAGCGAGCAGCAACATGTTAAATTCTCATTGAAAAATGAGGATAATCAATTAGATGCTATTGGATTTGGCTTTGGAGAAGAAGCTGAAGAGATACAGCAACCGGACACTCAATTTGTAGGGGATTTAGAAATCAATGAGTGGAATGGGCAGAAAAAAGTGCAACTCCGTTTAATTGATTTTGCTTCCGAAGGTACACAAGTAATTGATCGACGTGCGAAATATACTTGGAATCAAAAAATTGATAGCGGTAAAGCTTTGTATCTGGCTTTTCAAAAGGAGAATCAGAAATTCTTTTCTAAAGAATTGCAGCACTCAATTGTATTATACGATGCGACTATTGACTGGACTGACTACGATCAATTAATCGTACTTGATTGTCCTGATCATAAAGAACTTTTACAGGAAATCACGATTGCCGGACATTTTGAGCGAATTTACCTTTATCTTTATAGCTCAGATGAAGCATATTTAAATGGATTGCCAAGTCGTGAACAATTTGCAAAACTTTATCAATTTTTCCGAAAACAGCCTAAAGTCGATATTCGATTTAAATTGAAAAATGTTTCGAATTACTTAAGAATCCCAGAAAAATTATTAGTATTCATGATTCACGTGTTTTCTGAGTTGAAATTTGTTACAATAGACGACGGTGTTTTACAAATGGTCGAGTCTCCAGAAACTCGGGCTTTTGAAGAGAGTAAAATTTATCAAAAACGCATGGCTCGAATTGATAGCGAAGAATTTTTATTGATGAATGATATTCAAACTATTAGAAATTGGCTGAAAGGCTAG